A stretch of Arachis hypogaea cultivar Tifrunner chromosome 15, arahy.Tifrunner.gnm2.J5K5, whole genome shotgun sequence DNA encodes these proteins:
- the LOC140179250 gene encoding uncharacterized protein → MGNPFESPSTRWKLHVDGASNQTFGGAEIILECPTGVMYEQSVKFEFPVSNNQAEYEALLGGLLLARKVGASKVEVCSDSQVVTSQINGTYQARDSLLQKYLERVKKLSEEFDEVTIQHILKEMNTS, encoded by the coding sequence ATGGGAAACCCTTTCGAATCACCgagcacacggtggaagctccatgtagACGGAGCCTCTAACCAAACATTCGGGGGAGCAGAAATCATCCTAGAATGCCCAACGGGAGTCATGTATGAACAATCGGTCAAGTTCGAGTTCCCGGTGTCCAataatcaagcagaatatgaggccctTCTTGGCGGCCTACTTTTGGCAAGGAAGGTCGGGGCCTCCAAAGTGGAAGTATGTAGTGACTctcaggtcgtcacatcacagaTTAATGGAACGTATCAAGCCAGGGACTCACTGCTGCAAAAATACTTGGAGAGGGTCAAGAAGCTGAGTGAGGAGTTTGATGAGGTCACGATACAGCACATTCTGAAAGAGATGAACACGAGCTGA